In one Calditrichota bacterium genomic region, the following are encoded:
- a CDS encoding adenylate/guanylate cyclase domain-containing protein, translating into FMGDQVMAIFLGPNMADNAIRAAVEIQRAIRTLNTKRARGGQVVFEVGIGLNDGPAVVGNMGSTSRMDYTVIGDVVNVASRLCALARPGQIITSANLVHSLSGSYPLAKLAPLQVKGKKDPIEVFEIDYDRAIVL; encoded by the coding sequence AGTTCATGGGCGACCAGGTGATGGCTATCTTCTTGGGGCCGAATATGGCGGACAATGCCATTCGCGCGGCCGTAGAAATTCAACGCGCCATCCGCACCTTGAACACCAAACGGGCGCGCGGTGGCCAAGTGGTGTTTGAAGTGGGCATCGGCCTCAACGACGGCCCGGCCGTAGTGGGAAATATGGGCTCCACCAGCAGGATGGATTACACGGTCATCGGCGACGTGGTGAATGTGGCCAGCCGCTTGTGTGCCCTCGCCAGGCCGGGACAAATCATCACATCGGCGAATCTCGTGCACAGTTTGTCGGGGAGCTACCCGCTCGCAAAGCTTGCGCCCCTCCAGGTGAAGGGCAAGAAGGACCCCATTGAGGTCTTTGAAATCGACTATGACCGCGCCATCGTCCTCTGA